From the genome of Mesorhizobium japonicum MAFF 303099, one region includes:
- a CDS encoding muconolactone Delta-isomerase family protein produces MQFFALLTRNTAKFADADFAPLLPGEAEQRRTLYAEGAVRQVWNRGDIPGSGMMFEAADDAEVRGHLATLPLIKAGMMEIAAIVPLNPYPGFGPKH; encoded by the coding sequence ATGCAGTTCTTTGCCCTTCTCACCCGCAACACCGCAAAGTTCGCCGACGCCGACTTTGCACCGCTTCTGCCAGGCGAGGCCGAACAGCGCCGCACGCTCTACGCCGAAGGTGCGGTGCGCCAGGTCTGGAACCGTGGCGACATCCCCGGCAGCGGCATGATGTTCGAGGCGGCCGACGACGCCGAAGTGCGCGGCCACCTCGCCACCTTGCCGCTGATCAAGGCCGGCATGATGGAGATCGCGGCCATCGTGCCGCTGAACCCCTATCCCGGATTTGGGCCGAAGCACTGA
- a CDS encoding LysR substrate-binding domain-containing protein: protein MFDLRQLRYFITVAETGNVGRAAEILHISQSPLSRQIMQLEEQLGVALFERARQRVHLNAEGRAFLTEARALIANARRVEEFGRSLASGAVGRLAIGYVEGAVHAGLVAGMLGQFRRERPQLHLSLMSLRSAAQLEGLHLRTLDLGLVYSPPPADYPEIASMLVRREPLVLAIPEGDALTAVADIGPHHLDGRPWVTVVRQPADTNRGQFLAACIEAGFVPDIAYETADPLTSLGLVSAGLGLATVQQSLRSAAPPGIVFRDLPWFKRSVAIYLAWRRQDERAVIGDLRKAVGSRQ from the coding sequence ATGTTCGACCTGCGCCAGCTCCGCTACTTCATCACGGTCGCCGAAACCGGCAATGTCGGTCGCGCCGCCGAAATCCTGCACATTTCGCAATCGCCGCTCAGCCGGCAGATCATGCAGCTCGAGGAGCAGCTGGGCGTCGCCCTGTTCGAGAGGGCAAGGCAGCGGGTTCATCTCAATGCCGAGGGCCGCGCCTTTCTCACCGAGGCCCGCGCACTGATTGCCAATGCGCGGCGCGTGGAGGAGTTCGGCCGCAGCCTCGCCAGCGGCGCGGTCGGCCGTCTCGCCATCGGCTATGTCGAGGGCGCCGTGCATGCTGGGTTGGTCGCCGGCATGCTCGGGCAATTTCGCCGCGAGCGGCCGCAATTGCATCTCAGCCTGATGAGCCTCCGCTCCGCCGCACAACTGGAAGGGCTGCACCTGCGCACGCTCGATCTCGGCCTGGTCTATTCACCGCCGCCGGCCGACTATCCTGAAATTGCCTCGATGCTGGTCCGCCGCGAGCCATTGGTGCTGGCGATACCCGAGGGCGATGCGCTTACGGCTGTCGCCGACATCGGCCCGCATCACCTCGACGGGCGCCCGTGGGTCACCGTGGTGCGCCAGCCCGCCGACACCAACCGCGGCCAGTTCCTGGCCGCTTGCATCGAGGCCGGCTTCGTGCCCGACATCGCCTATGAGACCGCCGATCCGTTGACCTCGCTTGGCCTGGTCAGCGCCGGATTGGGCCTGGCGACGGTGCAGCAAAGCCTGCGAAGCGCCGCGCCGCCGGGAATAGTCTTCCGCGACCTTCCCTGGTTCAAGCGCAGCGTGGCGATTTATCTCGCCTGGCGCCGGCAGGATGAGCGCGCGGTGATTGGGGATTTGCGGAAGGCAGTAGGCAGTAGGCAGTAG
- a CDS encoding TIGR00730 family Rossman fold protein yields the protein MNTIRSVCVYCGSSPGRNEIYAKAGHLLGRSIAKAGLRLVYGGGTKGIMGAVAEGALKAGGKVTGIIPRFLINREATETALDRLDELLITDNMHERKHKMFEKSDAFVALPGGIGTVEEIVEIMTWAQLGHHRKPIVFANINGFWDPMTALLDHMTAEGFIHTAQRVKPLVVNDPEAIVAAIMVAGSSVDAPTEGVQSVIDKM from the coding sequence ATGAACACGATTCGATCCGTCTGCGTTTATTGCGGCTCGTCTCCGGGCCGCAATGAAATCTATGCGAAGGCCGGGCACCTGCTTGGACGCTCGATTGCCAAAGCGGGCCTGCGGCTGGTCTATGGCGGCGGCACCAAAGGCATTATGGGCGCCGTCGCAGAAGGCGCGCTCAAGGCCGGCGGCAAGGTGACCGGCATCATTCCCCGCTTCCTGATCAACAGGGAAGCAACCGAAACCGCGCTCGACCGGCTCGACGAGTTGCTGATCACCGACAACATGCACGAGCGCAAGCACAAGATGTTCGAGAAATCCGACGCCTTTGTGGCGCTGCCTGGCGGCATCGGCACAGTCGAGGAAATCGTCGAGATCATGACCTGGGCGCAACTCGGCCATCACCGCAAGCCGATCGTCTTCGCCAATATCAACGGATTCTGGGATCCGATGACGGCGTTGCTTGATCATATGACGGCGGAGGGCTTCATCCACACCGCGCAGCGGGTCAAGCCGCTGGTCGTCAACGATCCGGAGGCCATCGTCGCCGCCATCATGGTGGCAGGCTCTTCCGTCGACGCCCCGACCGAGGGCGTGCAGTCGGTGATCGACAAGATGTAG